The sequence TTATAAGATCGCGACGGCGCGAGACGGAATTAGTTAACACACACGAGCGTTCCGCAGGCAAAGACGTCGGGTTCTGACCCAACCCAACGCATCGGAGAGATAAAGTGTCCAACGCATCTGGCAACACGCGCGGCGGCGACCTGATCGAGAAAGTCGTGCAGATCCGTCGTTGTGCGGCAGTCGTCAAAGGCGGACGCCGTTTCAGCTTCGCGGCGATCGTCGTCGTGGGCGACGGCCGCAGCCGAGTCGGCTGGGGCTACGGCAAAGCCAACGAAGTTCCGCCCAGCGTCGAAAAAGCGACCAAGGACGGCACCCGGAAAATGGTTCAGGTGCCCGTCATCGACGGCACAATTCCCCACAAGGTGGAAGGCCGCTTCGGCGCCTCGCACGTGATCCTGGTGCCGGCCAGCGCAGGCACCGGTGTCATCGCCGGCAGCAGCGTCCGCGCCGTTTGCGAGGCGGCGGGCATCCACAACATTTTGACGAAAAGCTTCGGCTCGACCAATCCATCCAATCTCGTGAAGGCCACGATTGTCGCGCTGACCAGCCTGCAATCGCGGCAAGACATCGAGCGTCTGCGGGGAGTGTCCCTCTCATGAATATCAACGAAGCCAATCGTGGCATTACCAAACACAAGAAGCTCAAGCGCGTCGGCCGCGGCCCCGGTTCGGGGCATGGCAAGACCAGCGGCCGCGGTCACAAGGGACAGGGCCAGCTCGCTGGTTGGACCTCGCACCCGGCATTCGAGGGCGGACAGTTTCCCGTATCGCGTCGCGTTCCGAAGCGCGGTTTCAACAATCGCTTTGCCTTGATCGTGAAGGCGATCAACGTCAGCGAACTGGAACTGATCTTCAAGGCCGGCGACGAAGTCACGGTCGACAGTCTGCGCGGCACCGGCCTGGCCAACGGCCGG comes from Pirellulales bacterium and encodes:
- the rplO gene encoding 50S ribosomal protein L15 → MNINEANRGITKHKKLKRVGRGPGSGHGKTSGRGHKGQGQLAGWTSHPAFEGGQFPVSRRVPKRGFNNRFALIVKAINVSELELIFKAGDEVTVDSLRGTGLANGRFDVLKILGNGALTKKLKISAHRFSQNALDKIQKAGGQAIVLPGKAPVVKGQRKKKAADKGGA
- the rpsE gene encoding 30S ribosomal protein S5 encodes the protein MSNASGNTRGGDLIEKVVQIRRCAAVVKGGRRFSFAAIVVVGDGRSRVGWGYGKANEVPPSVEKATKDGTRKMVQVPVIDGTIPHKVEGRFGASHVILVPASAGTGVIAGSSVRAVCEAAGIHNILTKSFGSTNPSNLVKATIVALTSLQSRQDIERLRGVSLS